The genome window GTGGTTGAAGGGGCCACAATGGCTTTCCAGTAGTGAAAATTTATGGCCAATTCAACAGAATGTACAAATTGAGATACCGGAGAAACGTAAGGTCGTTTGTCTAACTACGAATACGGagaatgataatttatttgatagatTCTCATCCATCAATACGTCGAATAGGGTTGTTGCGTATCTATTACGATTTTGTCATAACGctagagaaacagaaagacgGTTTGGACCACTCACTACGCAGGAAATTACAGACGGTCACCTgcgaattttgtatttagtgCAGGGACAAACTTTTGCTCCAGAATTGCGTAATTTAAGGGGTAAGGGAAAGTTAAACAACAACAGcaatttagtaaatttgaaCCCCTTTATTGACGACTCTGGAATTTTACGCGTTGGGGGTAGATTAAAGTATGCTGATATCAGCTATTCACAGAAATATCCTATTCTGTTACCTCGATCGCATCACATAaccgatttaattattcaatccGAGCATCTACGTCATTGGCATGCTGGCACTTCCGCAACTTTAAACGCGGTAAGGCAAAGATATTGGCCTATAGATGCCAGAAATAAcatcaagaaaataattcacaaaTGTATACATTGCTACCGAACCAATCCTAAGACACTAAGTTATATAATGGGAAATTTACCCAAATCGCGAGTCTCACCAGCCAGGCCATTTGCCAATGTTGGTATCGACTACTGTGGACCCTTTTTtgttaaagagaaaaaatttcgca of Augochlora pura isolate Apur16 unplaced genomic scaffold, APUR_v2.2.1 APUR_unplaced_5992, whole genome shotgun sequence contains these proteins:
- the LOC144477992 gene encoding uncharacterized protein LOC144477992, whose amino-acid sequence is NVQIEIPEKRKVVCLTTNTENDNLFDRFSSINTSNRVVAYLLRFCHNARETERRFGPLTTQEITDGHLRILYLVQGQTFAPELRNLRGKGKLNNNSNLVNLNPFIDDSGILRVGGRLKYADISYSQKYPILLPRSHHITDLIIQSEHLRHWHAGTSATLNAVRQRYWPIDARNNIKKIIHKCIHCYRTNPKTLSYIMGNLPKSRVSPARPFANVGIDYCGPFFVKEKKFRNKTKLKAYVAVFVCFATKAVHLELVSDLTSESCLGAIKRCFARRGKAQNIFSDNGTNFVGVKNELIKIRAFLNSDDYKDKMNQFLTENNTNWHFSPPRSPHFGGLWEAAVKSFKRHLFKTVGDAVFTYEQFYTLITEIEAILNSRPIIPISSDPNDFTALTPGHFLIGESLTTLPEHDFSELPNNRLSLWQHIQKIKQHFWSRWTKDYLNELHTR